The following coding sequences lie in one Bacteroidota bacterium genomic window:
- a CDS encoding GHKL domain-containing protein has protein sequence MKKFFKNKYSLFLFSFVFFATGALLYSAFSDGAAPTISVFEKVLHEKEIRLNTEMLSLAKRAETESYNELFTKSPGYYSQLMNDEGIALLIYENDTLKFWSDNSIAVENWVKEVCLDSKMAKLHNGWFEVVRPHTNATTTKAIVGLVLIKNEYPYQNNYLVNEFQKDFALPAATKLITDNPNASNGIKNFSGNYLFSLEFNPANNSVSFATYLSVFLSLLGFLFFIVFLKAFFRDLFSKQGKNFSTIIFLLSIVLIRYCSLIFGVPESFYSFDLFSPTIFANANSIWLTSLGDLLLNVILLFYLTYTFFSDCEFDALVNRLQRINKLIISFTFFLAFFWFSWLINGLFTGLIKNSNIPFGINNLFTLNQYSYVGIVIIGLLLFIYFLFADKLVSVLKQLRLNNKQYFFVFVVSSGVHILISHLLGNLDLIVIFWPFLLVLSIALIKRKQIIYPFSSIIFLVFLFSLYSVHIFIKHSGLKEVESRKIYAEKLAAEQDPVAELLFKEVENKLQADTILLSLVNGLEKQPEAFEKRIKQQYFSGFWEKYDVHVALFDSACAPIIRSQNPLFDNNFYFDELIEKRGQQTTCEGFYFINNSSGKISYLAKLPLYKSANSKYGTIYVELDAKFISDEIGFPELLLDRNVGLSQELSNYSYAKYKHNQLLNQYGKYAYHLTAFDFKISSEDFIFQNKDGFNHLLYRPNPETLVVLSKRNEGLIGKVTTFSYLFAFFSLLLLSILFFRQVSLGRLLENFSFKYRIQVLLVLIVLASLALFGGGTIYYIKQQFEVKNQENISEKIHSVLIDLESKLSTETILNKGLTEYVSFTLKKSSSVFFTDINFYDVEGNLYASSRSKVFDEGLTSKKMNPEAYLQIAVLGKSEFIHDERIGKLEYLSAYIPFKNKDGKLLAYLNLPYFAKQSELEKEISGFLVALINIYVLLFALSIVTAIFISNYVTKPLKLIQDKLSKIKLGTTNEPIEWKEHDEIGNLVSEYNRMIAELSKSADLLAKSERESAWREMAKQVAHEIKNPLTPMKLSVQHLQRTWKDDGPDMDEKMERLTKTIIEQIDTLSSIATEFSNFAKMPKANLEKTNIKDVITNTIALFHDSENLAIVFETKIDSDVFVFADKEQLLRVFNNLIKNAAQAIPENRKGNIVVALTQEKQNFLVSVTDNGNGIDDDVLDKIFVPNFTTKTGGMGLGLAMVKNIVETINGRIWFETKTGVGTTFYVSLPCYQED, from the coding sequence TTGAAAAAGTTTTTTAAAAATAAATATTCTCTTTTTCTTTTTTCCTTTGTTTTTTTTGCTACTGGGGCGCTACTTTATTCTGCATTTTCAGATGGAGCCGCACCCACGATTAGTGTTTTTGAAAAGGTTTTGCACGAAAAAGAAATTCGGTTAAATACCGAAATGCTTTCCTTAGCAAAACGAGCAGAAACAGAAAGCTACAATGAACTTTTTACCAAAAGTCCGGGCTATTACAGCCAGCTGATGAATGATGAAGGCATTGCTTTGCTCATCTATGAAAATGACACATTAAAATTTTGGAGCGACAATTCAATTGCTGTTGAAAACTGGGTAAAAGAAGTTTGCTTGGATTCAAAAATGGCAAAGCTCCATAATGGTTGGTTTGAAGTGGTGCGCCCACATACAAACGCAACAACAACAAAAGCGATTGTTGGCTTGGTGCTTATTAAAAACGAATACCCCTATCAAAATAATTATTTAGTAAATGAGTTTCAGAAAGATTTTGCGCTTCCTGCTGCCACCAAACTGATTACGGATAATCCCAATGCCAGCAACGGTATTAAAAACTTTTCCGGCAACTATCTGTTTTCGCTGGAGTTTAATCCTGCCAATAATTCTGTTTCGTTTGCTACGTATCTTTCTGTTTTTCTAAGTCTGTTGGGATTTCTTTTTTTTATTGTCTTCCTTAAAGCCTTCTTCCGAGATCTATTTTCGAAACAAGGAAAAAATTTTTCAACCATTATTTTTCTCCTCAGCATTGTTTTGATACGCTATTGCTCACTAATTTTTGGCGTTCCCGAAAGTTTTTACTCATTTGACCTTTTTAGCCCGACCATCTTTGCAAATGCCAATTCCATTTGGTTGACGTCCTTAGGTGATTTGTTGCTCAATGTAATTCTATTGTTTTATTTAACGTATACCTTCTTTAGTGATTGTGAATTTGATGCGCTTGTAAATCGTTTACAACGCATCAATAAACTGATTATCTCTTTCACTTTTTTCCTTGCCTTTTTTTGGTTTTCATGGCTTATCAATGGTTTGTTTACCGGATTGATTAAAAATTCAAACATCCCATTCGGTATAAATAATTTGTTTACACTTAACCAATACAGCTATGTTGGCATTGTTATTATTGGACTTTTATTATTTATCTATTTTTTGTTTGCCGACAAACTTGTTTCGGTTTTAAAACAGCTGCGACTAAACAATAAGCAGTATTTTTTCGTTTTTGTTGTCTCGTCAGGTGTACATATTCTCATCTCACATCTACTTGGAAACCTTGATTTAATTGTAATTTTTTGGCCATTCCTCTTGGTTCTATCCATCGCGTTAATCAAGCGTAAACAAATTATATATCCGTTTTCGAGCATTATCTTTTTGGTCTTTTTGTTCTCACTATATTCTGTACATATTTTCATAAAACATTCCGGCCTAAAAGAAGTAGAAAGCAGGAAAATCTATGCGGAGAAGTTGGCTGCAGAGCAAGACCCTGTTGCAGAATTACTCTTTAAAGAAGTAGAAAACAAACTGCAAGCAGACACCATCCTTTTATCCCTTGTAAATGGTTTAGAAAAGCAGCCGGAAGCATTTGAAAAAAGAATCAAACAACAATACTTTAGTGGGTTCTGGGAAAAATACGATGTGCATGTCGCCCTTTTTGATAGCGCTTGTGCTCCAATTATTCGTTCGCAAAATCCCTTGTTTGACAACAACTTCTATTTTGATGAATTGATTGAAAAGCGCGGCCAACAAACGACCTGTGAGGGTTTTTACTTTATCAACAACTCCTCCGGCAAGATCAGTTATCTGGCAAAACTTCCGCTTTATAAATCGGCAAACTCAAAATACGGAACCATTTATGTGGAGTTGGATGCAAAATTTATTTCCGATGAAATTGGTTTCCCGGAACTGTTACTCGATAGAAATGTCGGGCTCTCTCAAGAGTTGAGTAACTATTCATATGCGAAATATAAACACAATCAACTCTTAAACCAATACGGGAAATACGCGTACCATTTAACTGCTTTCGATTTTAAAATTTCCTCCGAAGATTTTATTTTTCAAAATAAAGACGGATTCAACCACTTGCTTTATCGTCCCAATCCGGAAACACTGGTGGTGTTAAGCAAAAGAAACGAAGGGCTCATCGGAAAGGTGACAACCTTCTCCTATTTATTTGCTTTCTTTAGTTTGCTGCTTTTGTCGATTTTATTTTTTCGTCAAGTTTCGTTAGGCCGTTTATTAGAAAATTTTAGTTTTAAATACCGTATTCAAGTGCTGTTGGTGTTGATTGTTTTGGCGTCTCTTGCCTTGTTTGGTGGTGGAACAATTTATTATATCAAACAACAATTTGAAGTAAAAAACCAAGAAAACATCAGCGAAAAAATACATTCTGTTTTGATTGACTTGGAGAGTAAATTGTCGACAGAAACGATTTTAAACAAAGGGCTAACAGAATATGTGTCGTTCACGCTTAAAAAATCTTCTTCTGTTTTTTTTACTGACATCAACTTTTATGATGTAGAAGGAAACCTTTACGCTTCCTCCCGTTCAAAGGTTTTTGATGAAGGGTTGACGTCTAAAAAAATGAACCCTGAAGCCTATTTACAAATTGCTGTTTTAGGAAAATCCGAATTTATTCATGACGAGCGGATTGGGAAACTGGAGTATTTGTCGGCCTACATTCCTTTTAAAAACAAAGATGGCAAACTGCTCGCCTACTTGAATCTTCCTTATTTCGCAAAGCAGAGCGAGTTGGAAAAAGAGATTTCCGGATTCTTGGTGGCGTTGATAAACATCTATGTATTATTGTTTGCGCTATCAATTGTAACAGCCATCTTCATTTCAAATTATGTAACAAAACCGCTTAAATTAATTCAAGACAAGCTGAGTAAAATAAAGCTCGGAACCACCAATGAACCCATCGAGTGGAAAGAACATGACGAGATTGGAAACTTGGTTAGCGAATACAACCGGATGATTGCGGAACTATCGAAGAGTGCGGATTTGTTAGCCAAATCTGAACGAGAAAGCGCTTGGAGAGAAATGGCAAAACAGGTGGCACATGAAATTAAAAATCCGTTAACACCAATGAAGTTAAGTGTTCAACACTTGCAACGCACTTGGAAAGATGATGGACCGGATATGGATGAAAAAATGGAGCGTTTAACCAAAACAATCATTGAACAAATAGACACACTTTCGTCCATTGCAACAGAGTTTTCCAACTTTGCGAAAATGCCAAAAGCCAATTTAGAAAAAACGAACATCAAAGATGTTATTACAAATACAATTGCTTTGTTTCATGATTCTGAAAATTTGGCAATTGTTTTCGAAACGAAAATAGATTCAGACGTATTTGTTTTTGCCGATAAAGAACAACTTTTGCGTGTTTTCAATAATCTCATCAAAAATGCTGCGCAAGCCATTCCGGAAAATCGAAAAGGAAACATTGTTGTTGCATTAACCCAAGAAAAGCAAAATTTTTTAGTTTCAGTCACCGACAATGGAAACGGCATTGACGATGATGTGTTGGACAAAATTTTTGTTCCAAATTTCACGACTAAAACCGGAGGAATGGGTTTAGGATTGGCAATGGTAAAAAACATTGTTGAAACCATTAACGGAAGAATCTGGTTTGAAACGAAAACAGGAGTTGGAACCACATTTTATGTTTCATTGCCTTGTTATCAGGAAGACTAG
- a CDS encoding tetratricopeptide repeat protein encodes MSRQKVKKESPALSIEKAEGYNWWSFKMQAIVLVVIGFIFYANSFSNEYALDDGIVIQNNDYVQDGFGGIFKILSTDAYESFYRHMGAKQQLEGGRYRPLSVVTFAIEQQFFGSSEKVKPPDDAATVRHFMNVVYYLLSIVLLLYFLRKYIFKENHLVAFVACLIFLIHPMHTEVVANVKSRDEILSLLFIVLTFISVFKYRETGSKRQLAVGLLFYFLALLSKEYAITLLILIPMLVYIVLNETFIKSILVALPYFLVALVYLLIRFKIVGAGAKFENPDVLNNPYLYASQPEKLATKIEVLLRYLKLLFYPTPLSSDYSYSTIPFANFSSAGVWLSIVIHVSLCVAAVVLFFKRNILSFAIAFYLLHLFLISNLIFNVGATMGERMVYHSSFGFAIAMAVFIVWISEKIKAVQTKKVIGLSLASLLVLWCGAKTINRNAEWKNDKTLFIADAATVPNSALVNGNAGKAYIDLSEMPENKTQEIALINKGIYHLSRAVSIHDKYVNGYLNLGVGYFKLKEYDKAKANWDKAKEIYPNNPFVKRNIELLGATYFNQGMTIGAQNIPEAIVWLEKAISIDSTNVEYWYNLGGACFTNKDFVKAKNAWTQTLKYKPDHAEAQKGLLAIPAQ; translated from the coding sequence ATGTCTCGTCAAAAAGTAAAAAAAGAATCGCCAGCATTGTCAATTGAAAAAGCCGAAGGTTATAACTGGTGGAGCTTTAAAATGCAAGCAATCGTACTTGTTGTGATTGGGTTTATCTTTTATGCAAATTCTTTTTCAAATGAATACGCCTTGGATGACGGAATTGTCATACAAAACAACGATTATGTTCAAGATGGTTTTGGTGGCATTTTTAAGATATTAAGCACGGATGCTTACGAAAGTTTTTACAGACACATGGGGGCAAAACAACAGCTCGAAGGAGGAAGATATCGTCCGCTTTCTGTTGTCACATTTGCAATTGAACAGCAGTTTTTCGGAAGCAGCGAAAAGGTTAAGCCTCCGGACGATGCGGCAACGGTCAGACATTTCATGAATGTCGTGTACTATTTATTGTCAATTGTGTTGTTGCTCTATTTCCTTAGAAAATACATTTTTAAAGAAAATCACCTTGTTGCATTTGTTGCATGCTTAATTTTTTTGATTCACCCAATGCATACCGAAGTGGTTGCCAATGTGAAGAGTAGAGATGAAATTTTATCCCTATTGTTTATTGTGCTTACCTTTATTTCAGTTTTTAAATATCGGGAAACCGGCAGTAAACGCCAGCTCGCGGTCGGGCTCTTGTTTTATTTTTTAGCTCTTCTCTCAAAAGAATACGCCATCACATTGTTGATTTTAATTCCGATGTTGGTTTACATCGTATTGAATGAAACCTTTATAAAATCAATTTTAGTTGCCTTACCATATTTTTTAGTAGCACTTGTTTATTTGCTAATCCGCTTTAAAATTGTTGGAGCAGGAGCGAAATTTGAAAACCCGGATGTGTTGAACAACCCATATTTATATGCTTCACAACCAGAAAAACTTGCTACTAAAATTGAAGTGTTGTTGCGTTATTTAAAATTGCTGTTCTATCCAACACCGCTTTCCAGCGATTATTCCTACAGTACCATACCATTTGCAAATTTTAGTTCTGCCGGTGTTTGGTTATCTATTGTTATTCATGTTTCACTTTGTGTAGCCGCAGTTGTTTTGTTTTTTAAACGCAACATCTTGTCCTTTGCTATTGCGTTTTATTTGTTGCACCTGTTTTTAATATCCAACTTGATTTTTAATGTCGGTGCAACGATGGGCGAACGGATGGTATATCATTCTTCCTTTGGTTTTGCAATAGCAATGGCCGTTTTCATTGTTTGGATTTCCGAAAAAATAAAAGCTGTTCAAACAAAAAAGGTAATTGGTTTGAGCCTCGCCTCGCTGCTGGTTTTGTGGTGTGGCGCAAAAACAATAAACAGAAATGCAGAATGGAAAAACGATAAAACTCTTTTTATCGCAGATGCAGCAACAGTTCCCAATAGTGCATTGGTAAACGGGAATGCAGGAAAAGCATACATCGACCTTTCTGAAATGCCTGAGAACAAAACGCAAGAAATAGCGCTTATAAACAAAGGAATATATCATTTAAGTCGAGCCGTGAGTATCCACGACAAATACGTTAACGGCTACTTAAACCTTGGTGTAGGTTATTTTAAGTTAAAGGAGTATGACAAAGCAAAAGCAAATTGGGACAAAGCAAAAGAGATTTATCCGAACAACCCTTTTGTCAAAAGAAACATAGAGCTTTTAGGTGCAACCTACTTCAATCAAGGAATGACGATTGGTGCACAAAACATCCCCGAAGCGATTGTCTGGCTTGAGAAAGCAATCAGCATCGACTCCACAAATGTGGAGTATTGGTATAACTTAGGTGGCGCTTGTTTTACGAACAAAGATTTTGTGAAAGCAAAAAATGCATGGACACAAACATTAAAATATAAACCGGATCACGCAGAAGCCCAAAAAGGCTTGTTGGCGATACCGGCACAATAG